The segment TTGCATAAGTAAAAACTATGACTCAATGCGTTAACTCCCCCCTATAGTTGGTGCATTAAGCTGCTCCGAATCCCCAAATACAAGTTATAGATTTGGGGATTTTTTGGTTGTTAGCAACCGCTCGTTTCATATTCAATATTTGCTGAGTCCGTATCAACCCACTCTAAATCACCATCGCCATCTTCATCAATTCTCTGTGAAGCGGTGGTATAAGTGACAAAGCAGTTTTGCGACACATCATCGTAGCCTTGAGGAAAGAAGTGAAACTGATTTGCCGAGACAACGCCATGCCAATCAGCCTGATCACTTTCACTCCCCAAACAAGTTGCAGAAAGCGTCAAATCAACCCAATATTCGAGATCAGCCGTAAAGCGATTACAATTTGCCGCCACTCTAGGATAACCGCCTCGAAGGCGTATTAACTTGCCATTAATTTCCATCTCTGTAGAGCCACTATCTAACCTCTCTATAACAGCTTTACTGTGTACAAAATCTGATCCTGTGCGCAATGCAGAGCTTAACCCCTTAATCGCACTACTTCTTGCATCAGACTGAAAACTCAGAAACTGAGGCGCAGCGGTTAAAGCGACAATAGCCACTATCACAATAACAACAATGAGTTCGATTAGAGTAAAACCTTCTGTACTACCACGTCGCATTATTCATTTACCGAGCAAACATAACATCATCAAAGCTTGGGCAATAAAATCACGTTGCGCTAATTTGCATAGGAAAAATGCGACTTTTACCTATTTTTCATTCAGATTCAGGGCTTAGAGCAGAAGGTTTAAAGGGACTCAAATCAATATTGAACGCAGAAGAAAAAGCAGCTTGCATGTCTGAATCCAAGTGTGGATTTTGCTCGTAGTAACTATCCAGATTTTTTACCAGCCAATCTCGGGCAAATAAAAGCGGAACGAACAGTGAAACTCGGTCTGTTTCAATTATAGTGCCATCGGCAAGCTGAACTTCATACGCTTTAGCAGAGATGATACCCACTAATTCACGATTGGCGTTATACACCCCTCCACCACTCATTCCGGATTGAACTGGCGCATCAACTAAACTGGCAGGACAGCGAGCAAACAATTCATGTCCTGGTAAAAAGATATCACGATAGTAAATTCCCTCACCGACAAGTGACTCACCCCACATATTGGTACCGACGGTAGTGACTGGCTGATAAGAAAAAATGATGCCTAGCGTGGGAAGCGGCTTATCTGAATTATCTTGCTTAATCAGTGATAAGTCACAATCAGGATGATGAGCGATGACTAAACTAGGATGAAGTTGTGCAACGTGTTTCGCCGTGATACTCACATTCTCAGTCAGAGGAACACTCGTTCCATGCCCACCCAACAGCAGGGGGATACCAAACGGCAAGTAGTTTACCTCGGGTGTTTTGTTGTCCCCATATTCAAGCAAACCATTTGCACCAGTGCACCCCTGAGCAAGCAGTAAAAAGAATAAGGTGAGTAGATAAATGGCTTTCATTACTTTTGAGATCTAGATCACAACACATATTAGAACCCTAGTTAATGACACCTATATCAACAAGCTACTAATTACATTTCTATCATTAATATTAAACGCAATTTAATGCACACATATGAGATGAAGAACCCGTAGATAAACGAAATATTTAACCGACGAATGCTCATTTGTGACTAGTTCGAGAGTTACCCATGACAGGAATCGGCATGATCTAACGCCGATATTTATAGTTTGAGGTAAATTGAATGAGAGTGGCATTAATTGGATTAGGTGATATCGCAACCAAAGCGTATTTGCCGGTAATCGCTCAAATGGCAGATATTGAGATCATTCTATGCACGCGCAATGAACAAGTACTGAGTACTCTTGTCAATCAATACCGAATACAACACTTCACCACCGATTATCAACAGTTGCTCAGCTTTAATATCGATGCGGTCATGATCCATTCTGCGACCGCCACTCACTATGACATTGCCGCGTTTTTCTTAAGTCATGGAATCGCCACTTTTGTCGATAAACCACTGGTTGATAACTATCAAGATGTTGAGCGTTTGCATGAACTAGCAGAGCGTAACACGGTGCCCCTTTATGTGGGTTTTAATCGCCGTCATATCCCGCTGTACAATCAACACTTGCCAACCCTACAGCGAGGTAACCTCAGCGACATTCTTAGCGTTCGCTGGGAAAAAAATCGCTATCAATTACCTGGCGATCTTAAAACGTTCATTTTTGATGACTTTATCCATCCTTTAGACAGCATCAATATGGGGGGAAAATCCGACCTTGATGAACTCCATGTTACGCATCAAAAGCATGGACAACAACTCACTCGCCTTGATGTTCAATGGCAGCATGGCGAAACCATTCTTCAAGCATCAATGAACCGCCAATTCGGCACCACCAGCGAACGACTGCAGGTGTGCCTGGTCAATAAAACCTACGAATTTGATTCTTTTGTCACTGGAACTGTATTGTCCGAAGATAGGGAATTAAAACTGGTGCAAAAGGATTGGACCCCGATGCTCACAAGCAAAGGCTTTGATGCCATGCTTAAAGATTGGTTAGCGGTAGTCAGAGCCAATAAACTCGATAGCCAAATCATCGCCCGTAACCTAGCTAGCCATAAACTGGCTGAATTGCTCTATCAGAAAATCAAACTTCAAATGACAGTGTAAAATGTCAAAAGCCCTAATAGGACTCTTAGGGCTTTGTTTTCTTGCTTAATATATGACAAGCCAAGCGATAAAGTTTAATTAGTTCGCCAATTGCTGTTCAGCTAATGTCTTCCAGAAACCAATACCATCTTTAATGATGTTATCGTTGAAATCATAGTGAGGCTTATGCAATGCAGTACCACCGCACTCACCGACGCCATTCCCCACAAGAATATAGCAACCTTTCGCTTCACGAAGCATAAATGAGAAGTCCTCACTAATCGTAAATGGCTGACATGCCCCATTTACACGCTCCGCACCAACCACTTTAGTCGCGGCTTCTACTGCATAAGCGGCTTCATCAGGCGTATTAATCGTAGATAGGAAACTGTTGTTGAACTTGTATGTGTAGTCCACACCCGCAGACATGCATTGACCAGCGACGATTCGCTCAATCGCCTTTTCAATCTTATGTAACGCCACATCGGTAAAACTGCGTGTATCACCTTTTATCGTCACTTTAGTTGGAATTACGTTAACGGTACCGTTAGTCGCGAACTCAGTAACCGAGATAACCGCTGTTTCATCAATCGCACTCAAATTACGAGATACAATCGTCTGCATCGCGGTAACAATTTGCGCGCCCACGACGATTGGGTCAGTGCCCATATGAGGCATAGCCGCATGACCACCTGTCGCAATTACCTCAATTTCAAAGCTGCTCTCACTCGCCATGATAGAATGTGGACGAGTAACAAAGTGACCAGCTTCAATACCTGGTAAGTTGTGCATTGCATACACAGCATCAATATTCCAGCGAGTAAATAAACCGTCAGCAATCATTGCTTTCGCACCAGTACCGCGTTCTTCATCTGGCTGGAAAATAAAGTAAACCGTACCGTCAAAATTACCATTGGTCGCCAGTTCATGGGCGGCACCTAGCAACATTGCAGTGTGACCATCGTGACCACAAGCGTGCATTGCTCCTTCATTTACTGATGCATAGCAAAATGTATTTTCTTCTTGAATGTGCAGTGCGTCCATATCTGCACGCAGACCAATCGAACGATCGCTTGTACCACGTTTTAGAATACCAACAACACCCGTACCACCAATACCGCGGTGGACTTCGATACCAAACTCTTCAAGCTTAGTGGCAACAAATTCGGCTGTTTGGTGTTCTTCCGTACCAAATTCAGGATGTTGATGAATGTGATGACGCCATTCAATGGCTTTAAGTTCGATAGACATATTAGACTCCATCCGACGTCGAACCTAATGCCGACGCCGGATATTTTTTTACTTAAGCTTTTTGTGCTGTTAGTTCAGTTTCTTTTTTGGTTTCTTCTTTTGTTTCGTATTTAGTAAATACGTACAGAGCAACCACAATTAGAGATACGATAATTGTTTTACCCATCGCCATTTGCTCACCTAGCGTTAGTACCGCAACAAGGTAACCAACCAATGGCATCAAGTTTAAAGCCATTGTTGCTTTTTCAACGCCAATACGTTTGAAAGAGTAAAGCTGAATTAAGTAACTACCACCTGAGATACCTGTACCCAAGAACACAAGCAGTGCAATTAGTAGTGGGCTTTCAAGAATAATAAAGATTTGGCTCAAGTCTAATCCCATCATCAGTACAACCACAAAACCCATGATTGCAACAGAGATGTATTGATAAAGCATTGATACTACTGAACCATATTTTTCAGCAAGGCTAGCACGTAAGTGCGCTGTCCAAGCTAAAGAAAGCATAGAAACCGTTACGTAGATGTAACCCAACATCGGCGTACCACCTTCGATCTGGTTAGTTGGACCAACGCTCATCGCGTAGATACAGATCGCTGATACAATAAATGCAGCCCATTGAATTTTGTTCATGCGGAAATTCATAAACATCATGCCAAAGAATACCGTCGCAAACGGCTGCATACCTTGAATTACACCATTCTCCGTCGCACCAATATGAGACAACGACAAGAAGTTAAATAGAGAGAAAACACCTTGCCCCACAATACCGCACAAGGCAATTTTCAGAATATCTTTTTTATCGATAGTTAACGATGAACCTAAATCGGCACTTAAGCTTTCACTACGAGAAGTAAAAAAGAAAATGATAGAAAGACCAATCACCGCTGTTACATAGCGGAAAAACACTAAAGTCATTGGATCAACAGCCATTGAAAGAGGCTTAGATACTACACCTGTTACCCCCCAAATAACTGCCACAGATATCGCTGCTACCCACCCCAAAAACGTATCTTTACTTGATATATTCATTGTTTAAATCCTTTGTAAATGCTGGCTGCGGTGAGCGCAGCCAACTTAGTCAATGTTATAAAGCGATTATTTAATCGATGATGATCAGTTCTGGCTCGGCGCGCTCTGATAACCATTCCGCACCGTTCTCTGTGATTACGATATTTTCTTCATGCACCATTGACTTACCTGGTGCGTAAACCATGCCTGGCTCCAGTGTCATGACCATACCTGGTACTAGCACTGTATTGTCTGTTGCGGTGTTTGAAGGACGCTCTGTTAGCTCCATACCTAGACCGTGCCCTAGACGACCTACGTCATTACCTAAAGCACCATTTGCTTCTAGTACTTTCCACATAGCGTTGTAGATATCAGTGGTTGTCGCTCCAGGTTTCGCAGCTTCAAAGCCAGCGGTAGTTGCCTCATAAGTCGCACGATATGCAGCTTTAGTTTGCTCACTCGCATGACCAAATGCCCAGTTACGGTCAAAGTCGGAGAAGTAACCATCACGCACTGCACCGGTATCAATGATCAACACATCACCTTCTTCAATCACGCGATCGGTAGGTCCCATAATGATGCTGTCATAACCGTCAGGACCAGAGCCTGCAATGATGTAAGGACATTCATCAGCACCTTCTAGCAGCATATCAATGCGGAATTGCTTACAAATTTCGCGTTCTGTCATACCTGCACGTGCATATTCAGGCACACGTTTGAAGCCCACATTGGTAATACGACAGATTTCACGAGTCTTCTCGATTTCAGCTTGAGACTTAATTTGGCGAAGACCGTGCATCGCAAGAGAGCAGTCAACGAAGTCTTTTTTCACTAGCGTTGTCAGTTTTAGATAGTTGTTCGTTGGCATACGTAGATGCGATTCAATACCTAGAGTTGCACCAACACGACCATGGCGACAAGGAAGGCTATTTAATGCGCTTGCTACTAGGCTGATACCGTCATCTTCAGGACGTGGTGATGGCCAGGTGATAATAGTGTCGATCCAAGTACCTGCCATACCGCTTGCGCCGATTTCAGGAATGATGGCGATTGGTTTGCCTTCTGCAGGAACAATTAAGAACCAAGGACGAGTTGGACTGTGCCAAAACTGTGTGTGGAAACCTGTGAAATAGCGAACGTTTGGCTCTGTTGTAAATAACATCGCGTCAAGTTTCATCTCATGCATGACTTTTTGGGCACGCTGAGTGCGCATTTCAAATTCAGATTGTTCAAAACCACGGTTTAAATAGTTTTGCATAGTGACCTCTATCATTTTGTAGGGAGAGAAGTTCAGCTCTCTAAAGTTCAATAATGTTTACGTTATGGAGCGAAGTATTAACTAGATTACAGTTAAAAAATGTGACCCAAGCCATAGAGTTAACTATCGTGCACTAAAATGAACTTTATTCGCCTAAAAATGTGCTTTAGATCTACATTTGGTAAACTATAGTTAACTTTACTATTGAAATGGCGAAGCGGTAATGTTTTTATAGTTACATAAAGTTAATCTTGAACTGCGGAGTTAGTTGATTTTTTCGACTAAAAATCGGAGAATGGATTAAAGTAAAGTTAACTGTAGTGTCCCGAAATGAATGCAACCAAATACCAATCTTTTAATGTAGAGTTCACTGAAAGTGACAGAGAGCGTTTGCAATCTTACTTTCGCTTAGCTGATACCATTGCCGACTTTATCGGTCCACATTGCGAGGTGGTTATTCACTCATTCGATAGTTTCGAGCAATCTGTTGTGAAGATCGTTAATGGTCATCACACCGGTCGTGAAGTCGGCTCACCGATTACCGATATGGGATTGAAAATGCTTGGGGTATTTGAAAGTACTGGCGAGGTCACACCAAAAAGTTACTTTACGACTAGCAAAGATGGCTCTCTGCTTAAATCAACAACTTGTGTTGTGGCAGGTGATAACAATAAGCCAATTGGCTTGTTCTGTATCAATATGAATCTTTCGCATCCATTTCCAGAAATCATCAAAACTCTAATGCCAGATACTGCCTTGGTTGGCATGCATGAGAACTTTGGCTCTTCACCGACAGAAGTCATAGAGCACGCTCTCGAACATGCCATCAAAGACGTTGAACGAGATTCAACGATTAACTTAAAAGGTAAAAACAAAGCCATTACCAAAATCTTACTTGATAACGGCATTTTTGAACTGAAAGAGGCGACTGCATTTGTCTCTGAACGTCTTGGCATTACACGTCACGCGATTTACAAATACATTCGTGAATACAAATCGGAATAATGGAATAAAGAACAGATGAAAACTCAAATCCATACAGAATCAGCTCCAGCAGCAATTGGTCCATACTCACAAGCTCTAGCATTTAAAGAGTTAGTATTTACTTCTGGTCAACTGCCTCTCGATCCAGAGACGATGGCATTTCCTGAAGGCGGTATTAAAGAGCAGGCTCGTCAATCACTCGCGAACCTAAAAGCCATTCTTGAACAAAGTGGCGCAGGTATTGATACTGTTCTAAAAACAACCTGCTTCTTAGCTGATATGGAAGACTTCGTTGCATTCAATGAAGTGTACACAGAAGTATTTGGTACAGATTGCGCTCCTTCACGCTCTTGCATCCAAGCAGGTCGCCTGCCAAAAGATGCTCTCGTTGAAGTAGAAGCGATCGCTTACATCAAATAATGATGCTCAGGGCGGTTGCTATCGCATCGCCCTTCCTCCACGCAATTTAATTTAAGTAGCTGCCATGTTGAAACTATCTCTGAACTCAAATTACAACGGTGAAACTAGCCCTTTATTTACCCATCAAGCCGCTAAACAAACGCGCGCTTTCCACCAACAAATTGACGGTTACCAACCGACACCGCTAGTTTCACTGCCGACATTAGCTCAACACTTAGGTGTAAAAGCTATTCTGGTTAAAGACGAATCAAAACGCTTTGGTCTCAACGCGTTTAAAGTTCTTGGCGGCTCTTACGCATTAGGTCGCCTGCTCGCCGATCACCTAAACGTGGACATCAGCGAAATCGACTTAAAAACAGTATCAGAAAAACTACCAAAGCCTCTCGTATTCACTACCGCGACGGCTGGCAACCATGGCACAGGTGTCGCTTGGGCAGCTCGTGAAATGGGACAAAAAGCAGTGGTATACATGCCAAAAGGTTCACCTCAAGCAAGCGTTGAACGAATCCGTGGCTTAGGTGCAGAGTGCATCGTTACTGACGTGAATTATGATGATACCGTGCGTTTAGCAAGCCAAACAGCAGATGAGAATGGCTGGACACTGGTACAAGATACAGCATGGGAAGGCTATGAAACTATCCCAACTTGGATTTCACAAGGCTACATCACAATGGCTGATGAAGCACTTGAACAAGCGCAAGCTGACAATATGACGCCAACGCACATCATGCTTCAGGCTGGCGTGGGCGCAATGGCGGGTGGGGTTCTTGGTTACTTTGCTGATGCATTAGGTGCTGACAATTTCAAAGCGATCATCGGTGAACCAAGTGCTGCTGACTGTATTTTCCGTTCAGCCGATGCTGGCGACATGACGCCAGTAACAGGCGA is part of the Vibrio ponticus genome and harbors:
- a CDS encoding helix-turn-helix transcriptional regulator, with protein sequence MNATKYQSFNVEFTESDRERLQSYFRLADTIADFIGPHCEVVIHSFDSFEQSVVKIVNGHHTGREVGSPITDMGLKMLGVFESTGEVTPKSYFTTSKDGSLLKSTTCVVAGDNNKPIGLFCINMNLSHPFPEIIKTLMPDTALVGMHENFGSSPTEVIEHALEHAIKDVERDSTINLKGKNKAITKILLDNGIFELKEATAFVSERLGITRHAIYKYIREYKSE
- a CDS encoding RidA family protein is translated as MKTQIHTESAPAAIGPYSQALAFKELVFTSGQLPLDPETMAFPEGGIKEQARQSLANLKAILEQSGAGIDTVLKTTCFLADMEDFVAFNEVYTEVFGTDCAPSRSCIQAGRLPKDALVEVEAIAYIK
- the dpaL gene encoding diaminopropionate ammonia-lyase, which produces MLKLSLNSNYNGETSPLFTHQAAKQTRAFHQQIDGYQPTPLVSLPTLAQHLGVKAILVKDESKRFGLNAFKVLGGSYALGRLLADHLNVDISEIDLKTVSEKLPKPLVFTTATAGNHGTGVAWAAREMGQKAVVYMPKGSPQASVERIRGLGAECIVTDVNYDDTVRLASQTADENGWTLVQDTAWEGYETIPTWISQGYITMADEALEQAQADNMTPTHIMLQAGVGAMAGGVLGYFADALGADNFKAIIGEPSAADCIFRSADAGDMTPVTGDLTSIMAGLACGEPNPVTWPILRDCSDACVSADDSIAALGMRILGNPLKGDQAVISGESGAITMGILYRLMTTDEGKAFAEQLGLGADSTVMIFSTEGDTNPIRYRDIVWNGAHS
- a CDS encoding prepilin-type N-terminal cleavage/methylation domain-containing protein, whose translation is MRRGSTEGFTLIELIVVIVIVAIVALTAAPQFLSFQSDARSSAIKGLSSALRTGSDFVHSKAVIERLDSGSTEMEINGKLIRLRGGYPRVAANCNRFTADLEYWVDLTLSATCLGSESDQADWHGVVSANQFHFFPQGYDDVSQNCFVTYTTASQRIDEDGDGDLEWVDTDSANIEYETSGC
- a CDS encoding M20 aminoacylase family protein; the encoded protein is MSIELKAIEWRHHIHQHPEFGTEEHQTAEFVATKLEEFGIEVHRGIGGTGVVGILKRGTSDRSIGLRADMDALHIQEENTFCYASVNEGAMHACGHDGHTAMLLGAAHELATNGNFDGTVYFIFQPDEERGTGAKAMIADGLFTRWNIDAVYAMHNLPGIEAGHFVTRPHSIMASESSFEIEVIATGGHAAMPHMGTDPIVVGAQIVTAMQTIVSRNLSAIDETAVISVTEFATNGTVNVIPTKVTIKGDTRSFTDVALHKIEKAIERIVAGQCMSAGVDYTYKFNNSFLSTINTPDEAAYAVEAATKVVGAERVNGACQPFTISEDFSFMLREAKGCYILVGNGVGECGGTALHKPHYDFNDNIIKDGIGFWKTLAEQQLAN
- a CDS encoding M24 family metallopeptidase, which encodes MQNYLNRGFEQSEFEMRTQRAQKVMHEMKLDAMLFTTEPNVRYFTGFHTQFWHSPTRPWFLIVPAEGKPIAIIPEIGASGMAGTWIDTIITWPSPRPEDDGISLVASALNSLPCRHGRVGATLGIESHLRMPTNNYLKLTTLVKKDFVDCSLAMHGLRQIKSQAEIEKTREICRITNVGFKRVPEYARAGMTEREICKQFRIDMLLEGADECPYIIAGSGPDGYDSIIMGPTDRVIEEGDVLIIDTGAVRDGYFSDFDRNWAFGHASEQTKAAYRATYEATTAGFEAAKPGATTTDIYNAMWKVLEANGALGNDVGRLGHGLGMELTERPSNTATDNTVLVPGMVMTLEPGMVYAPGKSMVHEENIVITENGAEWLSERAEPELIIID
- a CDS encoding Gfo/Idh/MocA family protein is translated as MRVALIGLGDIATKAYLPVIAQMADIEIILCTRNEQVLSTLVNQYRIQHFTTDYQQLLSFNIDAVMIHSATATHYDIAAFFLSHGIATFVDKPLVDNYQDVERLHELAERNTVPLYVGFNRRHIPLYNQHLPTLQRGNLSDILSVRWEKNRYQLPGDLKTFIFDDFIHPLDSINMGGKSDLDELHVTHQKHGQQLTRLDVQWQHGETILQASMNRQFGTTSERLQVCLVNKTYEFDSFVTGTVLSEDRELKLVQKDWTPMLTSKGFDAMLKDWLAVVRANKLDSQIIARNLASHKLAELLYQKIKLQMTV
- a CDS encoding serine protease family protein, with translation MKAIYLLTLFFLLLAQGCTGANGLLEYGDNKTPEVNYLPFGIPLLLGGHGTSVPLTENVSITAKHVAQLHPSLVIAHHPDCDLSLIKQDNSDKPLPTLGIIFSYQPVTTVGTNMWGESLVGEGIYYRDIFLPGHELFARCPASLVDAPVQSGMSGGGVYNANRELVGIISAKAYEVQLADGTIIETDRVSLFVPLLFARDWLVKNLDSYYEQNPHLDSDMQAAFSSAFNIDLSPFKPSALSPESE
- a CDS encoding DMT family transporter; protein product: MNISSKDTFLGWVAAISVAVIWGVTGVVSKPLSMAVDPMTLVFFRYVTAVIGLSIIFFFTSRSESLSADLGSSLTIDKKDILKIALCGIVGQGVFSLFNFLSLSHIGATENGVIQGMQPFATVFFGMMFMNFRMNKIQWAAFIVSAICIYAMSVGPTNQIEGGTPMLGYIYVTVSMLSLAWTAHLRASLAEKYGSVVSMLYQYISVAIMGFVVVLMMGLDLSQIFIILESPLLIALLVFLGTGISGGSYLIQLYSFKRIGVEKATMALNLMPLVGYLVAVLTLGEQMAMGKTIIVSLIVVALYVFTKYETKEETKKETELTAQKA